A genomic stretch from Pempheris klunzingeri isolate RE-2024b chromosome 23, fPemKlu1.hap1, whole genome shotgun sequence includes:
- the LOC139222844 gene encoding CD276 antigen homolog isoform X1 encodes MDVRLLPVLLLFCSTAEASWDDVSEKILASVGAAVVLPCNISATDDLPTLEWSKQRLDPEIVLLYRGCETHEEKNPAFEHRTSLFMKELRHGNISLRISNVELSDAGKYKCKTIRNMVQNSIVIELFVGAVSEPKLSEVPAVDGGVTLQCDANCWFPKPEIAFFDIHGNRMFAETPKISVDSRGCFTVTRRMTVEHFNRVICRVHQPDINETRTTEIYRSGVCQMCTTLIITIVVSVLLNVCGFSICVVCLCKKYGNCEVFRNSSDRTTIKKAKLDQADSTSHAQLLENLRMKDEVICKLTKEVKDLQLKQAHVVCQHGQPTIDCSPSKSSPDFLKPINLPHDNDPKPAASRKSNRPKKGNLPENKDSKLTVSRQTSASVPVITAPDHGTPAPSTDSGAVSPDSASAATSDQSPIIRTKSLSGPHQRSAKPQRRYSTCLSGNPFIVLNNLTEEMEQLL; translated from the exons ATGGATGTAAGGCTGCTCCcggtcctcctcctcttctgctccaCAG CAGAGGCCTCGTGGGATGATGTATCAGAGAAGATCCTGGCCTCCGTCGGCGCAGCAGTCGTTCTGCCCTGCAACATCAGTGCCACCGATGACCTGCCAACGCTGGAGTGGTCCAAGCAACGTCTAGATCCAGAGATCGTCCTCCTGTACCGGGGTTGTGAGACCCACGAGGAGAAGAACCCGGCCTTCGAGCACAGGACAAGCCTCTTCATGAAGGAACTGAGGCACGGCAACATCTCGCTGAGGATTTCCAACGTGGAGCTCTCTGATGCAGGAAAATACAAATGCAAGACGATCAGGAACATGGTCCAGAACTCCATCGTGATAGAGCTCTTTGTGG GTGCAGTTTCTGAGCCCAAACTCTCTGAGGTTCCAGCTGTGGACGGTGGAGTGACTCTGCAGTGTGACGCCAACTGCTGGTTCCCGAAGCCCGAGATAGCATTTTTTGATATTCATGGAAACCGCATGTTTGCTGAGACCCCAAAGATCTCTGTAGATTCCCGGGGATGTTTCACCGTTACTAGACGGATGACGGTGGAGCACTTCAACAG GGTCATCTGCAGAGTTCACCAGCCGGACATAAACGAGACGAGAACCACAGAGATTTACAGATCAG GTGTCTGCCAGATGTGCACCACTCTAATTATCACCATCGTTGTTTCAGTACTTCTCAATGTGTGTGGTTTTAGCATATGTGTGGTTTGCTTATGCAAGAAATATGGCAACTGTG aAGTGTTCAGGAATTCATCAGACCGTACAACAATCAAGAAAGCAAAACTTGACCAGGCTGACAGCACCAGTCATGCTCAACTTCTGGAGAACCTTCGCATGAAAGACGAGGTCATCTGCAAACTAACCAAAGAAGTGAAAGACCTCCAGTTGAAGCAGGCTCATGTTGTGTGTCAGCACGGGCAGCCAACGATTGACTGTAGTCCTTCCAAATCCTCACCAGACTTCTTAAAACCTATTAACCTCCCCCACGACAACGATCCAAAACCAGCAGCCTCAAGGAAGAGCAACCGCCCAAAAAAGGGCAACTTACCAGAGAACAAGGACTCAAAACTTACCGTCTCAAGACAAACTTCAGCATCCGTCCCCGTGATCACAGCACCCGACCACGGTACACCTGCTCCTTCGACAGACAGCGGGGCTGTTTCACCCGATTCTGCTTCAGCCGCCACTTCAGATCAAAGTCCCATCATCCGTACAAAAAGCTTGTCTGGACCCCATCAGAGAAGTGCCAAGCCCCAGCGCAGATACAGCACCTGCCTGTCTGGTAACCCCTTCATCGTTCTCAACAATTTAACTGAAGAAATGGAGCAGTTGCTGTGA
- the LOC139222844 gene encoding butyrophilin-like protein 1 isoform X2 — MDVRLLPVLLLFCSTEASWDDVSEKILASVGAAVVLPCNISATDDLPTLEWSKQRLDPEIVLLYRGCETHEEKNPAFEHRTSLFMKELRHGNISLRISNVELSDAGKYKCKTIRNMVQNSIVIELFVGAVSEPKLSEVPAVDGGVTLQCDANCWFPKPEIAFFDIHGNRMFAETPKISVDSRGCFTVTRRMTVEHFNRVICRVHQPDINETRTTEIYRSGVCQMCTTLIITIVVSVLLNVCGFSICVVCLCKKYGNCEVFRNSSDRTTIKKAKLDQADSTSHAQLLENLRMKDEVICKLTKEVKDLQLKQAHVVCQHGQPTIDCSPSKSSPDFLKPINLPHDNDPKPAASRKSNRPKKGNLPENKDSKLTVSRQTSASVPVITAPDHGTPAPSTDSGAVSPDSASAATSDQSPIIRTKSLSGPHQRSAKPQRRYSTCLSGNPFIVLNNLTEEMEQLL, encoded by the exons ATGGATGTAAGGCTGCTCCcggtcctcctcctcttctgctccaCAG AGGCCTCGTGGGATGATGTATCAGAGAAGATCCTGGCCTCCGTCGGCGCAGCAGTCGTTCTGCCCTGCAACATCAGTGCCACCGATGACCTGCCAACGCTGGAGTGGTCCAAGCAACGTCTAGATCCAGAGATCGTCCTCCTGTACCGGGGTTGTGAGACCCACGAGGAGAAGAACCCGGCCTTCGAGCACAGGACAAGCCTCTTCATGAAGGAACTGAGGCACGGCAACATCTCGCTGAGGATTTCCAACGTGGAGCTCTCTGATGCAGGAAAATACAAATGCAAGACGATCAGGAACATGGTCCAGAACTCCATCGTGATAGAGCTCTTTGTGG GTGCAGTTTCTGAGCCCAAACTCTCTGAGGTTCCAGCTGTGGACGGTGGAGTGACTCTGCAGTGTGACGCCAACTGCTGGTTCCCGAAGCCCGAGATAGCATTTTTTGATATTCATGGAAACCGCATGTTTGCTGAGACCCCAAAGATCTCTGTAGATTCCCGGGGATGTTTCACCGTTACTAGACGGATGACGGTGGAGCACTTCAACAG GGTCATCTGCAGAGTTCACCAGCCGGACATAAACGAGACGAGAACCACAGAGATTTACAGATCAG GTGTCTGCCAGATGTGCACCACTCTAATTATCACCATCGTTGTTTCAGTACTTCTCAATGTGTGTGGTTTTAGCATATGTGTGGTTTGCTTATGCAAGAAATATGGCAACTGTG aAGTGTTCAGGAATTCATCAGACCGTACAACAATCAAGAAAGCAAAACTTGACCAGGCTGACAGCACCAGTCATGCTCAACTTCTGGAGAACCTTCGCATGAAAGACGAGGTCATCTGCAAACTAACCAAAGAAGTGAAAGACCTCCAGTTGAAGCAGGCTCATGTTGTGTGTCAGCACGGGCAGCCAACGATTGACTGTAGTCCTTCCAAATCCTCACCAGACTTCTTAAAACCTATTAACCTCCCCCACGACAACGATCCAAAACCAGCAGCCTCAAGGAAGAGCAACCGCCCAAAAAAGGGCAACTTACCAGAGAACAAGGACTCAAAACTTACCGTCTCAAGACAAACTTCAGCATCCGTCCCCGTGATCACAGCACCCGACCACGGTACACCTGCTCCTTCGACAGACAGCGGGGCTGTTTCACCCGATTCTGCTTCAGCCGCCACTTCAGATCAAAGTCCCATCATCCGTACAAAAAGCTTGTCTGGACCCCATCAGAGAAGTGCCAAGCCCCAGCGCAGATACAGCACCTGCCTGTCTGGTAACCCCTTCATCGTTCTCAACAATTTAACTGAAGAAATGGAGCAGTTGCTGTGA
- the LOC139223084 gene encoding low affinity immunoglobulin gamma Fc region receptor II-b-like, translated as MDIIPALCTIVSSLRVFPSSLQFVQYDSVTLSCEEHGGSSEWRIKRNTSAYKNAECLITWGVNEPLCSIDDLYSSDTGVYWCESGDGKCSDVVNITVTHGSVILESPVLPVQEGEAVTLRCIDRAASSSGVTAEFYKNGLLIESNSTGNMSIHRVLKSDEGLYRCKISGAGESPDSWLAVRAGRPKSFRSPVVHVLLPVVGVCVLMACVMLLCLWRKWKGKIEAAVSYTDITITQEVQPKREREIPDSETIYSVITLGADLR; from the exons ATGGATATCATCCCAGCGCTGTGCACTATTGTCT CTTCTCTCAGAGTCTTTCCAAGCAGTTTGCAGTTTGTTCAGTATGACTCTGTGACGCTGAGCTGTGAGGAGCATGGAGGCTCTTCTGAATGGAGAATTAAGAGAAACACATCCGCATATAAAAATGCGGAGTGTTTGATAACGTGGGGGGTAAATGAGCCCCTCTGCTCCATTGACGACCTTTACTCATCAGACACTGGAGTGTACTGGTGTGAGTCTGGAGACGGAAAGTGCAGCGATGTCGTCAACATCACTGTGACCC ATGGCTCTGTGATCTTGGAGAGTCCCGTCCTGCCTGTGCAGGAGGGAGAAGCTGTGACTCTGCGCTGCATCGACAGGGCAGCTTCCTCCTCAGGTGTCACTGCTGAATTTTATAAAAATGGCCTCCTCATCGAGAGCAACTCCACAGGAAACATGAGCATCCACAGAGTCCTCAAGTCTGATGAAGGCCTCTACAGGTGTAAGATCTCTGGAGCTGGAGAATCACCAGACAGCTGGCTGGCTGTCAGAG CAGGCCGCCCCAAATCTTTTCGCTCTCCTGTGGTACACGTTCTACTTCCTGTGGTGGGCGTCTGCGTTTTGATGGcctgtgtgatgctgctgtgcCTCTGGAGGAAGTGGAAAG GTAAAATTGAAGCTGCTGTGTCGTACACGGACATCACCATCACACAGGAAGTGCAACCAAAGAGGGAAAGag AAATTCCTGATTCGGAAACCATCTACTCAGTAATCACACTGGGAGCCGACCTGAGATGA
- the LOC139222988 gene encoding myelin-oligodendrocyte glycoprotein-like produces the protein MDLEQLDYGLSLPPVILCVTCLLVFLSPVEGQPQVIGSLQPITASPGDDIILPCRVDPPLDVARLTVEWSKPDLQPDPDDRLSRVDYVHLYRDRREVVDMKISSYMRRTTLSTSGLRRGIISLKILNVTLADAGRYKCFIPKLKSPVPFSIVHLVIESNVSKTWTTETPLQTISLQTPDSRDETDTKGSWSSLSRLIPVVLPCVVLGILAVAVVAYLILKCPKRGLIKVPTV, from the exons ATGGACCTGGAGCAGCTCGATTACGGTCTTTCACTCCCTcctgtgatcctctgtgtcACCTGTTTGCTGGTTTTCCTGTCACCTGTTGAAG GTCAGCCTCAGGTAATTGGTTCACTTCAGCCAATCACGGCTTCTCCAGGTGACGACATCATCTTGCCGTGCCGCGTGGATCCTCCGCTGGACGTGGCGAGACTGACGGTGGAGTGGTCGAAGCCCGACCTTCAGCCTGACCCCGACGACCGTCTGAGCCGGGTCGACTATGTGCACCTTTACCGGGACAGACGTGAGGTCGTGGACATGAAGATCTCCTCGTACATGAGGAGGACGACGCTGTCCACATCTGGACTGAGGCGAGGCATCATTTCACTCAAGATCCTAAATGTGACGCTTGCAGATGCAGGAAGATACAAATGTTTTATCCCAAAGTTAAAGAGCCCAGTGCCGTTTTCAATTGTTCATCTTGTCATTG AGTCAAATGTTTCTAAAACCTGGACAACAGAGACGCCGCTGCAAACCATTAGTCTTCAAACTCCTGATTCCAGGGATGAGACAGATACCAAAG GTAGTTGGTCCAGTTTGAGCAGACTGATCCCAGTTGTGCTTCCCTGTGTCGTTCTGGGGATCCTGGCTGTTGCCGTCGTAGCATATTTGATACTAAAGTGTCCAAAACGAGGA CTTATAAAGGTACCGACAGTCTAG
- the LOC139222844 gene encoding butyrophilin-like protein 1 isoform X3 yields MDVRLLPVLLLFCSTAEASWDDVSEKILASVGAAVVLPCNISATDDLPTLEWSKQRLDPEIVLLYRGCETHEEKNPAFEHRTSLFMKELRHGNISLRISNVELSDAGKYKCKTIRNMVQNSIVIELFVGAVSEPKLSEVPAVDGGVTLQCDANCWFPKPEIAFFDIHGNRMFAETPKISVDSRGCFTVTRRMTVEHFNRVICRVHQPDINETRTTEIYRSEVFRNSSDRTTIKKAKLDQADSTSHAQLLENLRMKDEVICKLTKEVKDLQLKQAHVVCQHGQPTIDCSPSKSSPDFLKPINLPHDNDPKPAASRKSNRPKKGNLPENKDSKLTVSRQTSASVPVITAPDHGTPAPSTDSGAVSPDSASAATSDQSPIIRTKSLSGPHQRSAKPQRRYSTCLSGNPFIVLNNLTEEMEQLL; encoded by the exons ATGGATGTAAGGCTGCTCCcggtcctcctcctcttctgctccaCAG CAGAGGCCTCGTGGGATGATGTATCAGAGAAGATCCTGGCCTCCGTCGGCGCAGCAGTCGTTCTGCCCTGCAACATCAGTGCCACCGATGACCTGCCAACGCTGGAGTGGTCCAAGCAACGTCTAGATCCAGAGATCGTCCTCCTGTACCGGGGTTGTGAGACCCACGAGGAGAAGAACCCGGCCTTCGAGCACAGGACAAGCCTCTTCATGAAGGAACTGAGGCACGGCAACATCTCGCTGAGGATTTCCAACGTGGAGCTCTCTGATGCAGGAAAATACAAATGCAAGACGATCAGGAACATGGTCCAGAACTCCATCGTGATAGAGCTCTTTGTGG GTGCAGTTTCTGAGCCCAAACTCTCTGAGGTTCCAGCTGTGGACGGTGGAGTGACTCTGCAGTGTGACGCCAACTGCTGGTTCCCGAAGCCCGAGATAGCATTTTTTGATATTCATGGAAACCGCATGTTTGCTGAGACCCCAAAGATCTCTGTAGATTCCCGGGGATGTTTCACCGTTACTAGACGGATGACGGTGGAGCACTTCAACAG GGTCATCTGCAGAGTTCACCAGCCGGACATAAACGAGACGAGAACCACAGAGATTTACAGATCAG aAGTGTTCAGGAATTCATCAGACCGTACAACAATCAAGAAAGCAAAACTTGACCAGGCTGACAGCACCAGTCATGCTCAACTTCTGGAGAACCTTCGCATGAAAGACGAGGTCATCTGCAAACTAACCAAAGAAGTGAAAGACCTCCAGTTGAAGCAGGCTCATGTTGTGTGTCAGCACGGGCAGCCAACGATTGACTGTAGTCCTTCCAAATCCTCACCAGACTTCTTAAAACCTATTAACCTCCCCCACGACAACGATCCAAAACCAGCAGCCTCAAGGAAGAGCAACCGCCCAAAAAAGGGCAACTTACCAGAGAACAAGGACTCAAAACTTACCGTCTCAAGACAAACTTCAGCATCCGTCCCCGTGATCACAGCACCCGACCACGGTACACCTGCTCCTTCGACAGACAGCGGGGCTGTTTCACCCGATTCTGCTTCAGCCGCCACTTCAGATCAAAGTCCCATCATCCGTACAAAAAGCTTGTCTGGACCCCATCAGAGAAGTGCCAAGCCCCAGCGCAGATACAGCACCTGCCTGTCTGGTAACCCCTTCATCGTTCTCAACAATTTAACTGAAGAAATGGAGCAGTTGCTGTGA
- the tmem185 gene encoding transmembrane protein 185-like — MNLRGLFQDFNPSKFLIYSCLLLFSVLLSLRLDGVIQWSYWAVFTPIWLWKLLVIIGASVGTGVWAHNPQYRAEGETCVEFKAMLIAVGLHVLLLMFEVLVCDRVARGNYFWLLVFMPLFFVSPVSVAACVWGFRHDRSLELEVLCSVNILQFIFIALRLDRIISWPWLVVCVPLWILMSFLCLVVLYYIIWSVLFLRSIDIIAEQRRTHITMAISWMTIVVPLLTFEILLVHKLDGHNSLSYVCVFVPLWLSLLTLMATTFGQKGGNHWWFGIRKDFCHFLLELLPFLREYGNVSYDLQRSEDPEATEDLPVPEPPPKIAPMFHKKTGVVITQSPGKYFVPPPKLCIDMPD, encoded by the exons ATGAATTTACGGGGACTCTTTCAGGACTTCAATCCCAG TAAGTTCCTGATCTACTCCTGCCTCCTGCTGTTCTCCGTGCTGCTGTCCTTGAGGCTGGATGGAGTCATCCAGTGGAGCTACTGGGCCGTGTTCACCCCGATATGGCTGTGGAAGCTGTTGGTCATCATTGGGGCCTCTGTGGGAACTGGAGTCTGGGCGCATAACCCCCAGTACAG GGCTGAAGGGGAGACGTGTGTGGAGTTCAAAGCCATGCTGATCGCAGTGGGGCTCCACGTCCTGTTGCTGATGTTcgaggtgttggtgtgtgaccGTGTGGCGAGAGGGAACTACTTCTGGCTCCTCGTCTTCATGCCCCTCTTCTTCGTGTCGCCCGTCTCTGTAGCAGCTTGCGTCTGGGGTTTTAGACACGACCGCTCCCTCGAG CTGGAGGTGTTGTGTTCAGTTAACATTCTTCAGTTCATCTTCATCGCTCTGAGGCTGGACAGGATCATCAGCTGGCCTTGGCTG gtagTGTGTGTCCCACTATGGATCCTGATGTCCTTCCTGTGCCTTGTTGTCCTCTACTACATCATCTGGTCCGTCCTCTTCCTCCGCTCCATTGACATCATTGCCGAGCAACGGCGAACTCACATCACTATGGCAATCAGCTGGATGACCATTGTCGTGCCCCTTCTCACCTTTGAG ATCCTTCTGGTGCACAAGCTGGACGGCCACAACAGCCTgagctacgtgtgtgtgtttgtcccgCTCTGGCTCTCCCTGCTCACACTCATGGCCACCACGTTTGGTCAGAAGGGAGGGAACCACT GGTGGTTCGGCATCCGTAAGGACTTCTGCCACTTCCTGTTGGAGCTCCTCCCCTTCCTGCGAGAGTACGGGAACGTGTCGTACGATCTCCAACGCAGCGAGGACCCGGAGGCGACCGAGGATCTGCCGGTCCCCGAGCCGCCACCGAAGATCGCCCCCATGTTCCACAAGAAAACGGGCGTGGTGATCACGCAGAGCCCTGGGAAATACTTCGTCCCACCACCTAAACTGTGCATCGACATGCCCGACTAA